One genomic region from Actinocatenispora thailandica encodes:
- a CDS encoding 4a-hydroxytetrahydrobiopterin dehydratase, translated as MDEQQLSAAQLAEAGLDDWRQILGRLKARFRTGDPATGFALANAIGQAAAAANHYPDLTLTGADVVVTVSSPDGPGITRRDADLAGEISRLAARLGATPDAGGLTQLELGLDTAAGTRLGPYYAALLGGEVTDGEPVDRSGQVPTVWWQDPSEDNDGPALPAQPFEQRWHFDVWVGHDEGERRLSAVLNAGGRLVSDAAAPAYWVVEDADGNRSCICTPTGR; from the coding sequence ATGGACGAGCAGCAGCTGAGCGCGGCCCAACTCGCCGAGGCGGGACTCGACGACTGGCGACAGATCCTCGGCCGGCTCAAGGCGCGGTTCCGGACCGGCGACCCCGCCACCGGATTCGCGCTGGCGAACGCGATCGGGCAGGCTGCCGCGGCCGCGAACCACTACCCGGACCTCACCCTCACCGGCGCGGACGTGGTGGTGACGGTGTCGAGCCCCGACGGGCCCGGCATCACCCGGCGCGACGCCGATCTGGCCGGCGAGATCAGCCGGCTCGCCGCCCGACTCGGCGCCACGCCGGACGCCGGCGGGCTGACCCAGCTCGAACTCGGCCTGGACACCGCGGCCGGCACCCGGCTCGGCCCGTACTATGCGGCGCTGCTCGGCGGCGAGGTCACCGACGGTGAACCGGTCGACCGCAGCGGGCAGGTACCGACAGTGTGGTGGCAGGACCCGAGCGAGGACAACGATGGCCCGGCGCTGCCGGCGCAACCGTTCGAGCAGCGCTGGCACTTCGACGTCTGGGTCGGCCACGACGAAGGCGAGCGCCGGCTCAGCGCCGTCCTGAACGCCGGTGGCCGCCTGGTCAGCGACGCCGCGGCCCCGGCGTACTGGGTGGTCGAAGATGCGGACGGCAACCGCTCCTGCATTTGCACCCCGACCGGCCGCTGA
- a CDS encoding site-specific integrase, with protein sequence MKGSVYKRCNCRDSHSGRLLGRGCPQLKRANGSWNPRHGDWHIQCDLPRRADGRRRTLRHPGYLSQDDATTDLLQLNTLLAIPDRSDTVSLIELGDLIEHTVATDGRLPDIDTVRRALQTGTRLIGQPTVGEWLDQWLAGKRNIADSTRSKYAEHIRRHLIPHLGHLRLDRLRRQHITSMIQAIIDRADYVQAIRDSGDKAACLALRGEKVTGATTLHRIRATLRAALNAAIREDLIAANPATHIELPSPRRPRPLVWTPERVRRWEQDATVAGKVMVWTAEQTGQFLDAILDDPLYPLFHLVAYRGLRRGEACGLHDDDLDLAAGQITIRWQLLGEHKTPTLARTKTESSDATIALDDDTIAVLRRHRTEQAKRRLASAEHWPTHGLLFTDPDGQPLQPGWVTAHFDRLITRAGLPPIRLHDLRHGAATLALAAGVDLKVVQAMLRHSTITLTADTYSSVLPQLAKDAANATAATIPRANSSSRS encoded by the coding sequence GTGAAAGGTTCGGTCTACAAACGCTGCAACTGCCGAGACTCTCACAGCGGCCGCCTTCTCGGCCGGGGCTGCCCGCAGCTCAAGCGGGCTAACGGGTCCTGGAACCCGCGGCACGGCGATTGGCACATCCAATGCGACCTGCCGCGCCGCGCCGACGGCAGGCGCCGCACCCTGCGTCATCCCGGCTATCTGAGCCAGGACGACGCCACCACCGACCTGCTGCAGCTCAACACGCTGCTGGCCATCCCGGACCGCAGCGACACCGTCAGCCTCATCGAGTTGGGCGACCTGATCGAGCACACCGTCGCCACCGACGGCCGGCTGCCTGACATCGACACCGTCCGCCGCGCTCTCCAGACCGGCACAAGGTTGATCGGGCAACCCACCGTCGGCGAGTGGCTCGACCAGTGGCTGGCGGGGAAACGCAACATCGCCGACTCGACCCGCAGCAAGTACGCCGAGCACATCCGCCGGCACCTGATCCCGCACCTGGGGCATCTGCGGCTCGACCGGCTGCGGCGTCAACACATCACGTCGATGATCCAGGCGATCATCGACCGCGCCGACTACGTGCAGGCCATCCGCGACTCCGGTGACAAGGCGGCCTGTCTCGCCCTGCGCGGGGAGAAGGTCACCGGCGCCACCACCCTGCACCGCATCCGCGCCACCCTCCGCGCCGCGCTCAACGCCGCGATCCGCGAAGACCTGATCGCCGCCAACCCCGCCACCCACATCGAACTACCCTCACCACGCCGGCCCCGGCCCCTCGTCTGGACCCCCGAACGGGTCCGCCGCTGGGAACAAGACGCCACCGTTGCCGGCAAGGTGATGGTGTGGACCGCCGAACAGACCGGCCAGTTCCTTGACGCGATCCTCGACGATCCGCTCTACCCGCTGTTTCATCTGGTCGCCTACCGCGGGCTACGCCGCGGCGAAGCCTGCGGCCTGCACGACGACGACCTCGACCTGGCCGCCGGACAGATCACCATCCGCTGGCAGCTGCTGGGAGAGCACAAGACCCCCACCCTGGCACGTACCAAAACCGAATCCTCCGACGCCACCATCGCCCTCGACGACGACACGATCGCCGTGCTGCGCCGTCACCGCACGGAACAAGCCAAACGCCGCCTGGCATCCGCGGAACATTGGCCCACCCACGGGCTGCTGTTCACCGACCCCGACGGCCAACCACTCCAACCCGGCTGGGTCACCGCACACTTCGACCGACTGATCACCCGCGCCGGACTACCACCGATCCGGCTGCACGACCTGCGCCACGGGGCCGCGACCCTCGCCCTCGCCGCCGGCGTCGACCTCAAAGTCGTCCAAGCCATGCTCCGCCACTCCACCATCACCCTGACCGCCGACACCTACAGCAGCGTCCTCCCCCAACTCGCCAAAGACGCCGCCAACGCCACCGCCGCCACCATCCCCCGCGCCAACTCCAGTAGCCGGTCATGA
- a CDS encoding replication-relaxation family protein, giving the protein MTSPQRKTPPLTHDRLLDITTRAGARDRLIASLVDTHRVLTTPQIAQLCFGSEATARTRLHTLTTLRVLARFRPRRDTGSHPCHYVLDAGGAFLLEHDVPDRDHRRHRVDKRLAWATSQRLPHLTGTSSFFTTLAATARHHPDACLPTWAPGHWCEKWLSLIKLAPDGFGTWVQDQQLVDFFLEYDTGTEHLAQLTKKLTQYQRLANGVTGAPGPPTPCALFVFGSPGRETHARQALTHAAHGKNLPLIATAAYPTAADPAGCCWLPLPTHPDHQPRRHTLADLGRLADHPQQPANHIPTAPGDLHLAPSWPTLPTAPISLTTDPRPIDRWIPRPDNQNRDSGDNRGGQ; this is encoded by the coding sequence ATGACTTCCCCTCAACGAAAAACACCGCCGCTCACCCACGACCGGCTCCTCGACATCACCACCCGCGCCGGCGCCCGCGACCGCCTCATCGCCAGCCTCGTCGACACCCACCGCGTCCTGACCACCCCGCAGATCGCCCAGCTGTGCTTCGGGTCCGAAGCCACCGCCCGCACCCGCCTCCACACCCTCACCACCCTGCGCGTCCTGGCCCGGTTCCGGCCGCGCCGAGACACCGGCTCCCACCCCTGCCACTACGTGCTGGACGCCGGCGGCGCGTTCCTGCTCGAACACGACGTCCCCGACCGTGACCACCGCCGCCACCGCGTCGACAAACGCCTCGCCTGGGCCACCAGCCAACGCCTTCCCCACCTGACCGGCACCAGTAGCTTCTTCACCACCCTGGCCGCCACTGCCCGCCACCACCCCGACGCCTGTCTACCGACGTGGGCCCCCGGTCACTGGTGTGAGAAGTGGCTGTCGCTGATCAAACTCGCGCCGGACGGCTTCGGGACCTGGGTTCAGGACCAGCAGCTGGTCGACTTCTTCCTCGAGTACGACACCGGCACCGAACACCTCGCCCAACTGACCAAGAAACTCACCCAATACCAACGCCTGGCCAACGGCGTTACCGGAGCCCCGGGACCCCCCACACCCTGCGCCCTATTCGTGTTCGGCAGCCCCGGCCGCGAAACCCACGCCCGCCAAGCCCTTACCCACGCCGCGCACGGCAAGAACCTGCCGCTGATCGCCACCGCCGCCTACCCGACCGCTGCCGACCCCGCCGGCTGCTGCTGGCTGCCCCTGCCGACCCACCCCGACCACCAACCGCGCCGCCACACCCTCGCAGACCTCGGCCGCCTCGCCGACCACCCCCAACAGCCGGCCAACCACATCCCCACCGCCCCAGGCGACCTGCACCTGGCGCCCAGCTGGCCAACACTGCCCACCGCACCCATCAGCCTCACCACCGACCCCCGGCCCATCGACCGCTGGATCCCTCGACCCGACAACCAGAACCGCGACAGCGGAGACAACCGGGGCGGCCAATGA
- a CDS encoding DUF2637 domain-containing protein, with protein sequence MKHRQRLAQATVAVLGLLAAAISYDHIRHLAQTHAETGWTAIAIPLTVDGIEVVATLAVLAPRHHNRAGNRLAWAALIVSTLASIGANIAAAPPDPIARTIAAWPAAAFATAIKLLTTLLDPAHPASEPDTTTRENTASTLRLPRTPRAQQDWNTIWNDHLATGDTASTLAQRHGITARQARTILAAGRAGKLDPPSPTDSAEPPAERAELTCPSDE encoded by the coding sequence ATGAAACATCGGCAACGCCTCGCGCAAGCCACCGTCGCCGTGCTCGGCCTCCTGGCCGCCGCCATCTCCTACGACCACATCCGCCACCTCGCCCAAACCCACGCCGAAACAGGATGGACCGCCATCGCCATCCCCCTCACCGTCGACGGCATCGAAGTCGTCGCCACACTCGCCGTGCTCGCCCCCCGACACCACAACCGAGCCGGTAACAGGCTCGCCTGGGCCGCGCTGATCGTCAGCACCCTCGCCTCCATCGGCGCCAACATCGCCGCCGCGCCACCCGACCCCATCGCCCGCACCATCGCCGCCTGGCCCGCCGCCGCCTTCGCCACCGCCATCAAACTGCTCACAACCCTGCTCGACCCGGCCCACCCAGCATCAGAACCCGACACCACCACCCGGGAGAACACCGCGAGCACACTGCGACTGCCCAGAACCCCACGCGCCCAACAGGACTGGAACACCATCTGGAACGACCACCTCGCCACCGGCGACACCGCCAGCACACTCGCCCAACGACACGGCATCACCGCCCGCCAAGCCCGCACCATCCTCGCCGCCGGCCGCGCCGGGAAGCTCGACCCACCATCACCCACCGACTCGGCAGAGCCACCGGCGGAACGAGCAGAACTCACCTGCCCCTCCGACGAATGA
- a CDS encoding type IV toxin-antitoxin system AbiEi family antitoxin domain-containing protein has product MPVSTLTPAFTLDDARAAGLRKDQVYALLTAGRIARLGRSVYVRTGTIDPTLAPLAAATALRNTATLCLTSALIHHDLTDQIPFGTDIALPRGQRHPAGFEHVTWHSFDPTTFTIGRETFDAADGLHLATYSAERTIIDSFRLAHHEGPDLAYTALRRWLQRRGSSPASLLQVAASFPKTLSRIRQALEALL; this is encoded by the coding sequence GTGCCTGTTTCGACCCTAACGCCCGCATTCACCCTCGACGATGCACGTGCAGCAGGTCTCCGCAAGGACCAGGTCTACGCGTTGCTCACCGCCGGCCGGATCGCACGGCTCGGGCGCTCCGTGTACGTGCGCACCGGGACAATCGACCCCACCCTTGCGCCGCTGGCCGCCGCTACCGCACTGCGCAACACCGCCACCCTCTGCCTGACCAGCGCACTGATACACCACGACCTGACCGACCAGATCCCGTTCGGCACCGACATCGCCCTGCCACGCGGCCAGCGCCACCCCGCCGGATTCGAACACGTCACCTGGCACAGCTTCGACCCCACCACATTCACCATCGGCCGCGAGACCTTCGACGCAGCGGACGGGCTGCATCTGGCCACGTATTCAGCCGAACGCACCATCATCGACAGCTTCCGCCTCGCCCACCACGAAGGCCCAGACCTCGCCTACACGGCCCTACGCCGCTGGCTACAGCGACGCGGAAGCTCCCCAGCATCGCTGCTACAGGTCGCGGCATCGTTCCCGAAAACACTTTCCAGAATCCGGCAAGCGCTGGAGGCCCTGCTGTGA
- a CDS encoding GNAT family N-acetyltransferase, with product MTIVRVAREQDRDRIVELIDTSFFHLDANRWLVPEVGQRSAIMRGYFAIHVAHALSHGASAQVALDDTSSAIVGVALWYASDDPGPADYDRRVASVVGEPRLQRFLEFDELLHHHTPATAHDYLGFLAVAPEYQARGIGGRLLREHHRRLDHQARPAYLVASNQHSARLYARHGYQPLPGARYELRLPAGGSMYRMWRTPPSTN from the coding sequence ATGACGATCGTGCGCGTCGCCCGCGAACAGGACCGCGACCGGATCGTCGAGCTCATCGACACCAGCTTCTTCCACCTCGACGCCAACCGCTGGCTGGTCCCGGAAGTCGGGCAGCGTTCGGCGATCATGCGCGGCTACTTCGCCATCCACGTCGCCCACGCCCTGTCCCACGGCGCCTCCGCGCAGGTCGCCCTCGATGACACATCCAGCGCGATCGTCGGCGTCGCGCTCTGGTACGCCAGCGACGATCCCGGACCGGCCGACTACGACCGCCGCGTCGCCTCGGTCGTCGGCGAACCGAGGCTGCAGCGGTTCCTGGAATTCGACGAACTGCTGCACCACCACACACCCGCCACCGCCCACGACTACCTCGGATTCCTGGCCGTTGCCCCCGAATACCAAGCACGAGGAATCGGCGGCCGGCTCCTGCGCGAGCACCACCGCCGGCTCGACCACCAGGCACGGCCCGCCTACCTCGTCGCCTCCAATCAGCACAGCGCACGCCTCTACGCCCGACACGGCTACCAGCCGCTGCCCGGCGCGCGCTACGAGCTACGGCTGCCGGCGGGTGGGTCGATGTACCGCATGTGGCGCACCCCGCCATCCACCAACTGA
- a CDS encoding APC family permease, whose translation MAHPAVLRPNQLSTVHTTVFIMSSQAPLTVLCGVVTTMYAATQVTAVPWAFVVVAGVIGLFLPGYLAMSKRTANPGAFYSIIAHGLSRSVALAAGPIAYLAYVALQVGLYGLIGPFVSGVLSGWTGLHITTLQVQLAAWALVLISGLFRIKITGWFVSTLMLCEVALVVVLDAFLAPHPYQGTPQWGTLNPAHLLGGTAGGVATTVCIAFLAFVGVELGVVMQSETRNRKRAIVRGTVTAMLLITALYSLTSWLMGWVAGDHNLVHRAQAEAQSLLFDLARPYVGPVIIDVANALFGTSVLIALITFAMTCNRYAFSLAREGFWFPAAVGRPSIRQGVPATAALLQAGIGLAAIGVWYVAGWDPLVTLFYYGGTLGGFMVMVLFALVSLSVFVYFRRRIRGGERDAEWSAVRAVLPLTAFVLLSVMVVLSVINYDVLLGVAPGSLLRWILPAIPFALLVVLGALGLVLRRVRPQQWRRIGLGTDADLADDAQTEGALA comes from the coding sequence ATGGCGCATCCGGCTGTACTGAGACCCAACCAGCTGTCCACCGTGCATACGACCGTGTTCATCATGAGCTCGCAGGCGCCGTTGACGGTGCTGTGCGGCGTGGTCACCACCATGTACGCCGCGACGCAGGTCACCGCGGTCCCGTGGGCGTTCGTCGTGGTGGCCGGCGTGATCGGCCTGTTCCTGCCCGGCTATCTGGCGATGAGCAAACGCACCGCCAACCCCGGCGCCTTCTACTCGATCATCGCCCATGGACTGTCCCGGTCGGTGGCGCTGGCCGCCGGCCCCATCGCCTACCTCGCCTACGTCGCATTGCAAGTCGGCCTGTACGGGCTGATCGGCCCGTTCGTGTCTGGCGTGCTGTCGGGCTGGACCGGTCTGCACATCACGACCCTGCAGGTGCAACTCGCCGCCTGGGCGCTGGTGCTGATCTCCGGGCTGTTCCGGATCAAGATCACCGGCTGGTTCGTCTCGACGCTGATGCTCTGCGAGGTTGCCCTCGTGGTCGTGCTGGACGCCTTCCTCGCCCCGCACCCGTACCAGGGCACCCCGCAGTGGGGCACGCTCAACCCGGCGCACCTGCTCGGCGGCACGGCCGGCGGGGTCGCGACCACGGTGTGCATCGCGTTCCTCGCGTTCGTCGGGGTCGAGCTGGGTGTGGTGATGCAGTCCGAGACCCGCAACCGCAAGCGGGCCATCGTGCGCGGCACCGTGACCGCGATGCTTCTCATCACCGCGCTCTATTCGCTGACGTCCTGGCTGATGGGCTGGGTCGCCGGCGACCACAACCTGGTGCACCGCGCGCAGGCCGAAGCGCAGAGCCTGCTGTTCGACCTGGCCCGCCCCTACGTCGGACCAGTGATCATCGACGTCGCGAACGCACTGTTCGGCACGTCGGTGCTGATCGCGCTGATCACGTTCGCGATGACCTGCAACCGGTACGCGTTCTCCCTGGCGCGAGAAGGGTTCTGGTTCCCCGCCGCGGTCGGCCGCCCCAGCATCCGGCAGGGCGTACCGGCCACCGCGGCCCTCCTGCAGGCAGGGATCGGGCTGGCGGCCATCGGCGTCTGGTACGTGGCCGGCTGGGACCCGCTGGTGACCCTGTTCTACTACGGCGGCACCCTCGGCGGGTTCATGGTCATGGTGCTGTTCGCGCTGGTGAGCCTGTCGGTGTTCGTCTACTTCCGCCGCCGCATTCGTGGCGGGGAGCGCGATGCCGAGTGGTCTGCGGTTCGTGCGGTGCTGCCGTTGACCGCGTTCGTGCTGCTGAGCGTGATGGTCGTGCTGTCGGTGATCAACTACGACGTCCTGCTCGGCGTGGCCCCCGGCAGTCTGTTGCGCTGGATCCTGCCCGCGATCCCCTTCGCCCTGCTCGTCGTGCTGGGAGCGCTGGGCTTGGTGCTGCGGCGAGTACGGCCGCAGCAGTGGCGGCGCATCGGACTCGGAACCGACGCAGACCTCGCCGACGACGCCCAGACCGAAGGAGCCCTGGCATGA
- a CDS encoding GPP34 family phosphoprotein yields the protein MVLERGPGARSWSGRVRRRKAVSELEEAYERERRLLDELAASIASYRSGSRRIYGQWGVAGELLRILTNPFDGRHEARSQTLRRALVAGVLAELVLAGRASCMDASVADLVRSGRRRQRRVPGAVFVDTRRDTDGVLAVTRRSDAAHRWVAESVLRQRQPRTARDWIVDLAERKSPRREYSEPRLGFEIEDLVADRLVRAGVARRSRGPRGQIRLLPADGHLTGALNATVRIPRMISRGAKLSTEDAVIAALMDRVGLSRRIRRDTTYRDVSLASTLPLLPADLRRLVQHAYAAFARDAATAI from the coding sequence GTGGTGCTGGAGCGCGGCCCCGGCGCTCGTTCGTGGTCCGGGCGAGTCAGACGGCGGAAAGCGGTGAGTGAGCTTGAGGAGGCGTACGAGCGGGAGCGGCGGCTGCTGGATGAGCTGGCGGCCAGCATCGCGTCGTACCGGAGTGGCTCGCGCCGGATCTACGGGCAGTGGGGTGTGGCCGGGGAGCTGCTGCGGATCTTGACCAACCCGTTCGATGGCCGGCACGAGGCGCGGTCGCAGACGTTGCGGAGGGCGCTGGTGGCGGGTGTCCTCGCCGAGCTGGTGCTGGCCGGCCGGGCGAGCTGTATGGACGCCAGCGTCGCCGATCTGGTTCGGTCTGGGCGCCGCCGGCAGCGGCGGGTGCCGGGCGCGGTGTTCGTGGACACGCGTCGCGACACCGACGGGGTGTTGGCGGTGACGCGTCGATCCGATGCCGCGCATCGCTGGGTGGCAGAAAGCGTGCTGCGCCAGCGCCAGCCGCGCACGGCCCGAGACTGGATCGTGGATCTCGCCGAACGCAAGAGCCCGCGCCGCGAATACAGCGAGCCGCGGCTGGGCTTCGAGATCGAGGACCTGGTTGCCGACCGCCTCGTCCGGGCCGGCGTGGCGCGCCGCTCACGCGGTCCCCGCGGCCAGATCCGACTGTTGCCGGCCGACGGGCACCTGACCGGAGCGCTCAACGCAACCGTCCGGATCCCGCGGATGATTTCGCGTGGCGCCAAGCTGTCGACCGAAGATGCCGTGATCGCCGCGCTGATGGACCGGGTCGGGCTCTCGCGCCGGATCCGCCGCGACACTACGTACAGGGACGTCAGCCTCGCATCGACGCTGCCGCTGCTGCCGGCAGATCTGCGGCGGCTCGTGCAGCACGCGTACGCGGCGTTTGCCCGCGACGCCGCTACCGCAATATAA
- a CDS encoding helix-turn-helix domain-containing protein: protein MGQAPRHLVPSRSAADYFGAQLRHWRQLRGLSQQQLGRLTLHSGSLIGKVEKAERTPPPDLARRCDDVLQTGGALQRLDPRASVDAQHDRNAVSVVLSEVGLAWSSDLADTVEVAGQLWRADVERRKVVIGAAWSAAAFAAPARDWLAAWTEPNPTRADGRRVGAAEVDVVWSMCGTFANLDHQLGGGHARTTLAHYLNTAVLPMLKGSYSQRIGTQLLAATARLCDIGGFMAFDCRRPGLAQRYYIQALRLARDSGDRSIGAHILADMSMQAQYMGDGREALALARAGQRTARDCGSSLSMARCCALEARAHALLGDGGSCGQAMTRAERALTAATDEEPSWVTFFTSEQLAAEFMYAAGELGRHADVQRFAPAVLASSAGMQRRLALATATLASSYLPGGGAGNHTADIDQACEVLRAAVPVAATLASPRTVNILHAVRAQLRAHRSRPAVEQLDSEMESVLGAAS, encoded by the coding sequence ATGGGTCAAGCGCCCCGCCACCTGGTTCCGTCGCGTTCGGCGGCGGACTACTTCGGCGCGCAGCTTCGGCACTGGCGACAACTGCGCGGGCTGTCCCAGCAGCAGCTCGGCCGCTTGACGTTGCACAGCGGCTCGCTGATCGGCAAGGTCGAGAAGGCCGAACGCACACCGCCGCCGGACCTGGCCCGCCGATGCGACGACGTCCTGCAGACCGGCGGTGCGCTGCAGCGCCTGGACCCGCGGGCCAGCGTCGACGCCCAGCATGATCGCAACGCAGTCTCCGTCGTACTGTCCGAGGTTGGCCTTGCGTGGTCATCCGATCTGGCCGATACGGTGGAGGTCGCTGGTCAACTGTGGAGGGCGGACGTGGAACGGCGCAAAGTGGTGATCGGCGCGGCCTGGTCGGCCGCCGCGTTCGCCGCACCCGCCCGCGACTGGCTCGCCGCCTGGACCGAACCGAACCCGACGCGCGCCGACGGCCGGCGGGTGGGCGCGGCCGAGGTGGACGTCGTCTGGTCGATGTGCGGCACCTTCGCCAACCTCGATCACCAGCTCGGCGGCGGCCATGCCCGCACGACGCTCGCGCACTACCTGAACACCGCGGTACTGCCGATGCTCAAGGGCAGCTACAGCCAACGCATCGGCACCCAGCTTCTGGCGGCTACCGCGCGGCTGTGCGACATCGGCGGGTTCATGGCCTTCGACTGCCGCCGACCCGGACTGGCGCAGCGCTACTACATCCAGGCGCTGCGGCTGGCGAGAGACAGCGGCGACCGCAGCATCGGCGCGCACATCCTGGCCGACATGTCCATGCAGGCCCAGTACATGGGCGACGGACGCGAAGCGCTGGCGCTGGCCCGAGCCGGCCAACGCACCGCACGCGACTGCGGATCGTCGCTGTCGATGGCCCGCTGCTGCGCCCTGGAAGCCCGCGCACACGCGCTGCTCGGCGACGGCGGCTCGTGCGGCCAGGCCATGACCCGCGCGGAACGGGCCCTGACCGCGGCCACCGACGAGGAACCGTCCTGGGTCACGTTCTTCACCTCCGAACAACTCGCCGCGGAGTTCATGTACGCCGCGGGCGAGTTGGGACGACACGCTGACGTGCAGCGGTTCGCGCCCGCCGTCCTCGCGTCCTCGGCGGGCATGCAACGGCGCCTGGCCCTGGCGACCGCCACCCTCGCCTCCTCATACCTGCCGGGTGGCGGCGCCGGCAACCACACCGCGGACATCGACCAAGCGTGCGAGGTCCTGCGCGCGGCCGTTCCGGTGGCTGCGACGCTCGCGAGCCCGCGGACGGTCAACATCCTGCACGCGGTCCGGGCTCAGCTTCGCGCCCACCGTTCCCGACCCGCCGTCGAGCAACTCGACAGCGAGATGGAGAGCGTGCTCGGTGCCGCATCCTGA
- a CDS encoding aminoglycoside phosphotransferase family protein produces the protein MPHPDQAIAPAAVDLDTTLRNACALRGVSADGARLLHHSSNAVFHLPAADLVARLTPGDDVGDRLRATQCITRWLATEQGFPATRPADIGPVEDKAATVTFWRYYPQPSPAPDPSSADLAGLLRRLHHINQAPPATLDTWVPLASLDTALHDRTINAPLTSDERRWLLDEVNRVRDDCYNLDYPLDQGLIHGDAWAGNLLRGHDGYLLGDWDWLAWGPREIDLIPTWHAATRYGRGAAWSAAFATEYGYDLSNWPGFASLLHMRDLVQLTGPLRRAATSERHRRMLRQRFDAIRAGDPTPWTAFQPGADTT, from the coding sequence GTGCCGCATCCTGACCAGGCCATAGCGCCAGCCGCCGTCGACCTCGACACGACGCTCCGCAACGCTTGCGCCCTCCGTGGTGTCTCGGCCGACGGCGCGCGGCTGCTCCACCATTCCAGCAACGCGGTGTTCCACCTGCCGGCGGCCGACCTCGTCGCCCGGCTCACCCCCGGCGACGATGTCGGCGACCGGCTCCGCGCGACGCAGTGCATCACCCGCTGGCTGGCGACCGAGCAGGGTTTCCCCGCCACCAGGCCAGCAGACATCGGTCCCGTTGAAGACAAGGCCGCTACGGTCACCTTCTGGCGGTACTACCCGCAGCCCAGCCCGGCCCCGGATCCCAGCTCGGCAGACCTCGCCGGGCTGCTGCGCCGGCTGCATCACATCAACCAGGCGCCGCCGGCGACCCTGGATACCTGGGTACCGCTCGCGTCCCTGGACACCGCACTTCACGACCGCACCATCAATGCCCCGCTGACCTCCGACGAACGACGCTGGCTCCTCGACGAGGTCAACCGCGTCCGCGACGACTGCTACAACCTGGACTATCCCCTCGATCAGGGGCTGATCCACGGCGACGCCTGGGCCGGCAACCTGCTGCGCGGCCACGACGGCTACCTGCTGGGCGACTGGGACTGGCTGGCCTGGGGCCCACGAGAGATCGACCTGATCCCCACCTGGCACGCCGCGACCCGCTACGGACGAGGCGCCGCCTGGTCCGCCGCCTTCGCTACGGAGTACGGCTACGACCTGTCGAACTGGCCCGGGTTCGCGTCCCTGCTCCACATGCGCGACCTGGTCCAGCTCACCGGCCCGCTTCGCCGCGCGGCGACCAGTGAACGCCATCGCCGCATGCTGCGTCAGCGTTTCGACGCGATCCGCGCCGGCGACCCCACGCCTTGGACCGCCTTCCAACCAGGCGCTGACACGACGTAG
- a CDS encoding creatininase family protein has translation MGSFEQHGSRLPLITDTVAACAISPSGGRDIRRPTPAAGHHRVLQ, from the coding sequence GTGGGGAGTTTCGAACAGCACGGGTCGCGGCTGCCGCTGATCACCGACACCGTGGCGGCCTGTGCCATCAGCCCAAGCGGTGGCCGAGACATACGACGTCCTACTCCTGCCGCCGGTCACCATCGCGTGCTCCAATGA
- a CDS encoding creatininase family protein, producing MSLFPARHDWEQARAAAHLESSMHEDMHAREIEPPLLLHAFPELIRSGPDDVDHIANDRPYLTTLGMRSYTTSGVIGRPSLGTVEKGGAVLDNLVDSFSTHLEMLGP from the coding sequence ATGTCGCTGTTCCCCGCCCGGCATGACTGGGAGCAGGCACGTGCGGCGGCCCACCTGGAGAGCAGCATGCATGAAGACATGCACGCCCGCGAGATCGAACCCCCGCTGCTGCTACACGCCTTCCCTGAGCTCATCCGCAGCGGCCCCGACGACGTCGATCACATCGCCAACGATCGCCCATACCTGACAACCCTCGGCATGCGTAGCTACACCACGAGCGGCGTCATTGGACGCCCATCACTGGGAACCGTCGAGAAGGGCGGGGCCGTACTCGACAACCTCGTCGACAGCTTCTCGACACATCTGGAGATGCTCGGGCCGTAG